A part of Rhodamnia argentea isolate NSW1041297 chromosome 8, ASM2092103v1, whole genome shotgun sequence genomic DNA contains:
- the LOC115738147 gene encoding inhibitor of growth protein 1 homolog, translating to MSMDRHRTPWQMKPNDARVVGKAESSGAGDLSFPRTFDDFSLLESGLRRRNRVSNMGGGNDNFKYRAKAGKSVDPQLLAVLEFFRELYARRRDLFKELFPKLHDEFAEFSKRLEDLLFREEKERLADRLRRSLSVGSPRTTSREIGGGDLPLKLERFKVRTVDLDDDDAPTAGGGGGGQGGGQGGKGGTKSSGGSKAK from the coding sequence ATGTCCATGGATCGCCACCGCACACCGTGGCAGATGAAGCCCAACGACGCACGGGTCGTCGGCAAGGCCGAATCGTCAGGCGCCGGAGATTTGTCGTTCCCTCGCACGTTCGATGATTTCTCCCTCCTCGAGAGCGGCCTTCGCAGAAGGAATCGCGTCAGCAATATGGGTGGTGGAAACGACAATTTCAAGTATCGAGCAAAGGCCGGGAAGTCCGTCGATCCGCAGTTGCTAGCTGTGTTGGAGTTCTTCAGGGAGCTATACGCTCGGAGGAGGGACTTGTTCAAGGAGCTGTTTCCGAAGCTTCACGACGAGTTCGCCGAGTTCTCCAAGAGGCTCGAGGATTTGTTGTTTCGCGAGGAGAAGGAAAGGCTAGCAGATCGACTGAGGCGGAGCCTGAGCGTCGGATCGCCGAGAACGACTTCTAGAGAGATAGGAGGCGGTGATTTGCCCTTGAAGCTCGAGAGGTTCAAAGTGAGGACGGTGGATTTAGATGACGACGATGCTCCAACAGCAGGGGGCGGCGGTGGAGGTCAAGGCGGTGGGCAAGGAGGAAAGGGTGGTACGAAGTCTTCCGGTGGATCCAAAGCCAagtga
- the LOC115731668 gene encoding cytochrome P450 77A3-like has protein sequence MAMDPSSYNHLALTLLAVFVSGVIYFFSRKAGGKGLNLPPGPPGWPVVGNLFQVARSGKPFFQYVEDLRPKYGPIFTLRMGTRTMIILCDAKLVREALIERGQLFATRPRENPTRAVFSCNKFTVNAALYGPVWRSLRRNMVQNMLSSSRLKEFKGVRNDGMDKLIRRLRTEAEANGGAVWVLKSARYAVFCILLAMTFGLEMDEETIGLMDDMMKTVLITLDPRIDDYLPALSPFFSKERRRAQEVRQAQLDFVIPFIEKRRRALKNPGSDKSATSFSYLDTLFDLKIEGRESGPTSAELVTLCSEFVNGGTDTTGTAIEWGIAQLIVNPDVQSKLYEEIRSTVGDRKVDEKDVEKMVYLNAVVKELLRKHPPTYFSLTHAVTEPTKLAGYDIPTDANVEIYLPAIGEDPKLWKNPEKFDPDRYISGDEDADITGVTGVKMLPFGVGRRICPGLGMATVHVNLMLARMVQEFEWSAYPPNGKIDFTGKLEFTVVMKNTLRAMIKPRA, from the exons ATGGCAATGGATCCGTCCTCGTACAACCATCTCGCTCTCACTCTCCTGGCAGTCTTTGTTTCCGGGGTCATTTACTTCTTCTCGCGTAAGGCGGGAGGGAAGGGCCTCAACCTCCCTCCCGGACCTCCCGGTTGGCCCGTTGTCGGCAACCTCTTCCAGGTCGCCCGCTCGGGGAAGCCGTTCTTCCAGTACGTGGAAGATCTCAGGCCCAAGTACGGCCCGATCTTCACGTTGAGGATGGGGACTCGGACCATGATCATCCTGTGCGACGCGAAGCTCGTCCGCGAGGCCCTCATCGAGCGGGGGCAGCTGTTCGCGACCCGCCCCAGGGAAAACCCCACCCGGGCCGTCTTCAGCTGCAACAAGTTCACGGTCAACGCCGCCCTCTACGGCCCGGTGTGGAGGTCCCTGCGGCGGAACATGGTGCAGAACATGCTCAGCTCGAGCCGGCTCAAGGAGTTTAAAGGTGTCCGCAACGACGGGATGGACAAGCTCATTCGCCGGCTCCGTACCGAGGCCGAGGCCAACGGCGGCGCCGTCTGGGTGCTCAAGAGCGCGCGGTACGCCGTGTTCTGCATCCTCCTGGCCATGACTTTTGGCCTCGAGATGGACGAGGAAACCATCGGACTGATGGACGATATGATGAAGACGGTGCTCATCACACTCGACCCTCGGATCGACGACTACCTCCCGGCGCTGAGCCCCTTCTTCTCGAAGGAGAGGAGGCGGGCGCAGGAAGTGCGGCAAGCGCAGCTCGACTTCGTGATTCCGTTCATCGAGAAACGGCGGAGGGCGCTAAAGAACCCAGGGTCGGACAAGTCGGCGACATCCTTCTCGTACCTCGACACGCTGTTCGACCTCAAGATCGAAGGGCGCGAGTCCGGACCCACGAGCGCCGAGCTTGTGACGCTGTGCTCGGAGTTTGTGAACGGGGGGACCGACACGACGGGGACGGCGATTGAGTGGGGGATCGCGCAGCTGATTGTGAACCCGGACGTGCAAAGCAAGCTCTACGAGGAGATCCGATCGACCGTCGGTGACCGGAAGGTGGACGAGAAAGACGTGGAGAAGATGGTGTATTTGAATGCCGTAGTGAAAGAGCTGCTGCGAAAGCACCCGCCCACCTACTTCTCTTTAACTCATGCGGTTACCGAGCCGACCAAACTAGCAG GCTATGACATACCCACAGATGCAAATGTGGAGATCTACTTGCCCGCCATCGGAGAGGACCCGAAGCTGTGGAAGAACCCGGAAAAGTTCGACCCGGATCGGTACATCTCGGGTGATGAAGATGCCGACATCACCGGCGTCACCGGCGTGAAAATGCTGCCGTTTGGCGTGGGACGGAGGATATGCCCGGGACTCGGAATGGCCACGGTTCATGTTAATCTGATGCTCGCCCGGATGGTTCAAGAGTTCGAGTGGAGTGCTTATCCTCCGAATGGCAAGATCGACTTCACCGGAAAACTGGAGTTCACGGTGGTCATGAAGAACACTCTCCGGGCCATGATCAAGCCTAGGGCTTGA